A single genomic interval of Zunongwangia sp. HGR-M22 harbors:
- the uxuA gene encoding mannonate dehydratase: protein MIFEQSWRWYGPNDPVSLNTIKQAGAHGVVTALHQVPVGDIWTQEKIQERINLLEESNRLHSFKLHWNVVESLPVHEFIKQGRPERDQLIENYKESIKNLAACGVKTICYNFMPILDWLRTNIRFELEDGSTALLHEMIDVVIFDVYMLQRKNAEKSYSDDILLKAREKYDSLSDEEIKVLKQSLLMALPGDKDGFTIEKLKNGLAQYDNISREQLQDNLIYFLEAVIPVAEKYDVVLAVHPDDPPWPVFGLPRIVSNAEDLKFIFEKVPSKHNGLTFCSGSLGASEDNNLPEIIKTWYDRIHFVHLRSVNRVEPYHFYEANHLEGSAKMFDLVKTFYECSKGKDRLLPMRPDHGHEMMDDQGKPYYPGYSAIGRLRGLAELRGLEFGIINALK from the coding sequence ATGATTTTCGAACAAAGCTGGCGATGGTATGGTCCCAATGATCCTGTCTCGCTAAATACTATAAAACAGGCCGGTGCTCATGGTGTGGTTACGGCATTACATCAAGTTCCTGTAGGCGATATTTGGACACAGGAAAAGATTCAGGAACGGATTAATTTGCTCGAAGAGAGCAATCGATTACATTCTTTTAAACTACATTGGAATGTGGTAGAAAGTTTGCCTGTACATGAGTTTATAAAGCAAGGACGACCAGAAAGAGATCAGTTAATCGAAAATTATAAAGAAAGTATCAAAAATTTAGCGGCTTGTGGCGTTAAAACAATTTGTTACAATTTTATGCCGATTTTGGATTGGCTAAGAACAAATATTCGGTTTGAATTAGAAGACGGAAGCACGGCATTATTACATGAAATGATCGATGTCGTGATTTTCGATGTGTATATGCTGCAACGTAAAAATGCCGAAAAATCATATTCAGATGATATTTTGCTAAAAGCGCGTGAAAAATACGATAGTCTTTCAGATGAAGAAATTAAAGTCTTAAAACAAAGTCTTTTAATGGCATTGCCAGGTGATAAAGATGGTTTTACTATTGAAAAGTTGAAAAATGGATTAGCGCAATACGATAACATTTCCAGAGAACAACTTCAGGATAATCTGATTTATTTTTTGGAGGCTGTTATTCCTGTAGCTGAAAAGTATGATGTGGTTTTAGCGGTACATCCCGATGATCCGCCATGGCCGGTTTTTGGACTTCCAAGAATTGTGAGCAATGCTGAAGACTTGAAATTTATTTTTGAAAAAGTCCCTTCAAAGCATAACGGACTCACATTTTGTAGTGGAAGTCTAGGTGCTTCAGAAGACAATAATCTTCCCGAAATTATCAAAACTTGGTATGATCGTATTCACTTTGTGCATTTACGCTCGGTAAATCGCGTAGAACCTTATCATTTTTATGAAGCCAATCATTTAGAAGGAAGCGCTAAAATGTTCGATTTGGTAAAAACTTTTTATGAATGCTCCAAAGGCAAAGATCGACTTTTACCAATGCGACCAGATCACGGTCACGAAATGATGGACGACCAGGGGAAACCGTATTATCCTGGATATTCTGCAATAGGAAGGTTACGTGGTTTAGCAGAATTACGCGGATTAGAATTTGGAATTATAAACGCATTGAAATAA
- a CDS encoding glycosyl hydrolase 115 family protein, with product MESEAFSISAICYDKNGNSLDSISAHLLAEDIFQVTGKKPNVLTSEKAFQKSAILVGSIDSEFIQKNLSEDIPKSFQQQKESYYQGWSKNEKYFIIAGTDPRGTAYGVFDFAEKNGVSPWYWWADVPVKKSGKLKFLENDYFSKKPSVAFRGIFLNDEDWGLQPWAAKNFDSETGDIGPKTYSKIFELLLRLKANTIWPAMHPSTKAFFHYPGNPEIAKKYHIVLGSSHAEPMLRNNVDEWKDDFGHFDYKNNKAKINEYWGSRISASKDIDAIFTVGMRGIHDSGMEGVKSIEEAASLLETVIADQRAMLEKHRGKSATEIPQAFTVYKEVLDLYDYGMKLPEDITLVWTDDNYGYIRRLGNEKERARSGGAGVYYHASYWGRPHDYLWLSTTNPALIWEEMHKAYLMNARKIWILNVGDLKPAEYNMQLFLDMAYDMSQFKSASKVENHRNEFYDTIFGKELGTQISALRKEYYDLAWERKPEFMGWSQTEPTTEVKPTAYSPFSYGDEIQHRLETYQNLGRQSDRVWKKVPDSLKACYFQLVHYPVKAEMFMNEKQLNRDLAEKYAKQGRLSTKIFQQQSLAAYDSIQKITERYNRIADGKWNGIMSMKPRNLPVFKKPEFSSKIKNTEKSVDFYIEGDFDKVNKLPTFYKGANNTYFMDIFLTKEGIVKWSLNDLPEWIMVSNRNGELNSDFNELQNRIYFQINWNQYRKSRNNDDHFILQLGRDFHQIDLQFKEYQYLESGVFEKNGIAVVYAENFQKQSSFKNNKWQKIDGLGYSGAIMQAMPFDKNPLDTLNFEKNHAKLSYEIITESITDNAELIIYALPTHPITNKHGVRVGVQWDNEPIKILNFETHGRSAIWKENVLSNKAEARLPVKLLKSGKHTLNIYMIDPAVAIDFIYLKTIDKPLPYGLLKETKLEN from the coding sequence ATGGAAAGTGAAGCCTTCTCGATTAGCGCTATTTGCTACGATAAAAATGGGAATAGTCTTGATTCTATTTCAGCTCATTTACTTGCGGAAGATATTTTTCAAGTGACCGGTAAAAAACCAAATGTGCTTACTTCAGAAAAAGCCTTTCAAAAATCAGCAATCTTAGTAGGTAGTATTGATTCTGAATTTATTCAAAAAAATCTTTCAGAAGACATTCCAAAGTCATTTCAGCAACAAAAAGAAAGTTATTATCAAGGTTGGTCTAAAAACGAAAAGTACTTTATTATTGCAGGAACCGATCCTCGCGGAACCGCTTATGGAGTCTTCGATTTTGCTGAAAAAAATGGCGTTTCACCTTGGTATTGGTGGGCAGATGTTCCCGTAAAAAAGTCTGGAAAATTAAAGTTTCTTGAGAACGATTATTTTTCTAAAAAACCTTCGGTAGCATTTCGGGGTATATTTTTAAATGATGAAGATTGGGGATTGCAACCCTGGGCTGCCAAAAATTTTGATTCGGAAACAGGCGATATTGGGCCGAAAACGTATTCAAAAATCTTTGAATTATTATTACGATTGAAAGCGAATACCATTTGGCCGGCAATGCACCCGTCGACTAAAGCATTCTTTCATTATCCCGGAAATCCTGAAATAGCAAAAAAGTATCATATTGTTTTAGGAAGCTCGCATGCCGAACCCATGTTGAGGAATAATGTCGATGAATGGAAAGATGATTTTGGACATTTTGATTATAAAAATAACAAAGCAAAAATCAACGAATATTGGGGAAGTAGAATATCAGCATCTAAAGATATCGATGCTATTTTCACTGTCGGAATGCGTGGCATTCACGATAGCGGGATGGAAGGTGTGAAGAGTATCGAAGAAGCGGCGAGTTTGTTAGAAACCGTAATTGCCGATCAGCGTGCAATGCTTGAAAAACATCGTGGAAAAAGTGCAACTGAAATTCCACAAGCCTTTACGGTGTATAAAGAGGTGCTAGATTTGTACGATTACGGCATGAAATTACCAGAGGATATTACGCTGGTTTGGACCGATGATAATTATGGATACATAAGGCGTTTAGGAAATGAGAAAGAGCGTGCCAGAAGCGGTGGCGCTGGAGTCTATTATCACGCTTCGTATTGGGGACGACCACATGATTATTTATGGCTTAGTACGACCAATCCTGCCTTAATTTGGGAAGAAATGCATAAAGCTTATCTAATGAACGCTCGCAAAATTTGGATCCTGAATGTTGGAGACCTGAAACCGGCAGAATATAACATGCAGCTTTTTTTAGATATGGCTTACGATATGAGTCAATTTAAATCTGCTTCAAAAGTTGAAAATCATAGAAATGAATTCTATGATACGATTTTCGGAAAAGAATTAGGAACTCAAATTTCAGCATTAAGAAAAGAGTATTACGATTTAGCCTGGGAACGTAAACCGGAATTTATGGGTTGGAGCCAAACCGAACCTACTACGGAAGTAAAACCTACTGCTTATTCTCCTTTTAGTTATGGAGATGAAATTCAGCATCGATTAGAAACGTACCAGAATTTAGGTCGACAATCAGATCGTGTTTGGAAAAAGGTACCAGATTCGTTGAAAGCTTGCTACTTTCAATTAGTGCATTATCCGGTTAAGGCTGAAATGTTTATGAATGAAAAGCAGTTGAATCGCGATTTAGCCGAAAAATATGCAAAACAGGGAAGATTAAGTACAAAAATATTTCAGCAACAATCATTAGCGGCGTATGATAGTATTCAGAAAATTACAGAAAGATATAATAGAATAGCTGATGGAAAATGGAACGGAATCATGTCCATGAAACCTAGAAATTTACCGGTTTTCAAGAAACCAGAATTCAGTTCTAAAATCAAGAATACCGAAAAATCAGTTGATTTTTATATTGAAGGAGATTTTGACAAAGTGAATAAACTACCAACTTTTTATAAAGGCGCTAACAATACCTATTTTATGGATATTTTTCTTACCAAAGAAGGAATCGTAAAATGGAGTTTAAATGATCTTCCGGAATGGATAATGGTTTCGAATAGAAATGGTGAATTAAATTCAGATTTCAATGAACTTCAAAACCGAATTTATTTTCAAATAAACTGGAATCAATATAGAAAATCTAGAAATAATGATGATCATTTTATACTTCAACTAGGTAGAGATTTTCACCAAATAGATCTTCAATTTAAAGAATATCAGTATTTAGAATCAGGTGTTTTCGAAAAAAACGGGATAGCTGTTGTGTATGCTGAGAACTTTCAAAAACAATCATCTTTTAAAAATAATAAATGGCAAAAGATTGATGGTTTAGGATATTCTGGTGCGATAATGCAGGCAATGCCATTCGATAAAAATCCCTTAGATACTTTAAATTTTGAAAAAAATCATGCAAAATTGAGTTATGAGATTATTACAGAAAGTATAACCGATAATGCTGAACTTATTATTTATGCGCTTCCTACGCATCCAATAACTAATAAACATGGCGTGAGAGTAGGTGTTCAATGGGATAATGAACCGATTAAGATTCTGAATTTTGAAACCCATGGAAGAAGTGCAATTTGGAAAGAAAATGTTCTTAGTAATAAAGCTGAAGCAAGATTACCGGTAAAACTTTTAAAGTCGGGAAAACATACTTTAAATATTTATATGATCGATCCGGCAGTTGCTATAGATTTTATATATTTAAAAACAATCGATAAACCCTTACCTTACGGTTTATTAAAAGAAACAAAATTAGAAAACTAA
- the uxaC gene encoding glucuronate isomerase: MSTKTFITDNFLLENKYAEELYHSYAKDQPIIDYHNHLPPAQIAADKQFENISKVWLAGDHYKWRAMRTLGINEKFITGDASDKEKFEAWGKTVPYTLRNPLYHWTHLELKRYFGIEELLNEKNASSIYENVNAQLQQKENSCRGLLNKMNVETLCTTEDPTDNLKHHQTIKEQNIGIKVSTAFRPDKSILIDAEGYTDYLKELGKVAEIDIQSFQDLKDALLKRIQYFDENGCKLCDHGLNSMSFENFTEAEVNAVFKSKLAGKEISFGDIEKFKTALLLFLGKTYHQFGWVQQFHLGALRNNNKRMLAQLGPDTGWDSIGDYSQAEKLSKFLDALDGKDKLTKTILYNLNPADNEIFATMIGNFNDGSVKGKVQLGSGWWFLDQKDGMEKQMNALSNMGLISCFIGMLTDSRSFLSFPRHEYFRRVLCNLFGKEIALGELPEDMELVGNTISKICYGNAKDYFNF; the protein is encoded by the coding sequence ATGAGTACAAAAACTTTTATAACCGATAATTTCCTTTTAGAGAATAAATATGCAGAAGAGCTGTATCATTCTTATGCAAAAGATCAGCCAATTATCGATTACCATAATCATTTACCACCGGCACAGATCGCTGCCGATAAACAATTCGAGAATATTTCTAAAGTGTGGTTGGCCGGGGATCATTACAAGTGGCGTGCGATGCGAACTTTGGGTATAAACGAAAAGTTTATTACTGGCGATGCAAGCGATAAAGAAAAGTTTGAGGCTTGGGGTAAAACAGTTCCGTATACGCTTAGAAATCCACTTTACCACTGGACACATTTAGAATTAAAACGTTATTTTGGGATTGAGGAGTTGCTGAATGAAAAAAATGCTTCTTCAATTTATGAAAATGTAAATGCACAACTTCAACAAAAAGAAAATTCTTGTAGAGGTTTGTTGAATAAGATGAATGTAGAAACTTTATGTACCACAGAAGATCCTACAGACAACTTAAAGCATCATCAAACCATCAAAGAACAAAATATTGGTATTAAAGTAAGTACAGCTTTTCGTCCGGATAAATCTATTTTAATTGATGCGGAAGGTTATACCGATTATTTAAAAGAGTTAGGGAAAGTTGCCGAGATAGATATTCAGAGTTTTCAGGATCTAAAAGATGCACTTTTAAAGCGTATTCAATATTTCGACGAAAATGGATGCAAATTGTGTGACCACGGGCTAAATTCTATGAGCTTTGAGAACTTTACAGAAGCTGAAGTAAACGCTGTTTTCAAAAGTAAGCTTGCAGGAAAAGAAATCTCATTTGGTGATATAGAGAAATTTAAAACTGCTTTACTATTATTTTTAGGGAAAACTTATCATCAATTTGGATGGGTGCAGCAATTCCATTTAGGAGCGCTACGTAACAATAACAAGCGTATGTTGGCGCAGTTGGGACCAGATACTGGTTGGGATTCAATTGGTGATTATAGTCAGGCTGAAAAACTTTCTAAATTTTTAGACGCGCTCGACGGAAAAGATAAATTAACTAAAACTATTTTGTATAATCTTAATCCGGCTGATAACGAGATTTTTGCCACAATGATTGGTAACTTTAATGACGGTAGTGTAAAAGGAAAAGTACAGTTGGGTTCTGGTTGGTGGTTTTTAGACCAAAAAGATGGTATGGAAAAGCAGATGAATGCACTTTCTAATATGGGCTTAATTAGTTGTTTCATAGGAATGTTAACCGATTCTAGAAGTTTTCTTTCTTTCCCAAGACACGAATATTTTAGAAGAGTATTATGTAATCTCTTCGGAAAAGAAATAGCTTTAGGAGAACTACCAGAAGATATGGAGTTGGTAGGAAATACTATTTCAAAAATTTGCTACGGAAATGCCAAAGATTATTTCAATTTTTAG
- a CDS encoding SDR family oxidoreductase: MFELNGKVAIVTGGNGVLGGAIAHGLSKNGAKVAILGRTEETVNSRVEEIKNSGGEALALVADVLERSSLKSAKEKVLSEWGSIDILVNGAGGNKKGAVITPDQEFFDLSMDALDGVNQLNFNGTILPTLVFAEEMVKQKKGSIINISSMAAQRTITRVMGYSASKAAIDNFTKWLSVEMNHKYGEGIRVNAIAPGFFVGEQNRDLLLNEDGSLTSRGQKIVNQTPMGRFGEPEELQGPAVWLASNASAFVTGTVIPVDGGFNAFSGV; this comes from the coding sequence ATGTTTGAATTAAACGGAAAAGTAGCTATTGTCACTGGAGGAAATGGAGTTTTAGGCGGAGCAATCGCTCATGGTTTGTCAAAAAACGGTGCTAAAGTGGCGATTTTGGGTAGAACGGAAGAAACAGTTAATAGTAGAGTTGAAGAAATTAAAAATAGTGGAGGAGAAGCTCTAGCCTTGGTTGCTGATGTTTTGGAAAGATCAAGTTTAAAAAGCGCAAAGGAAAAAGTACTTTCTGAATGGGGAAGTATCGATATCTTGGTAAATGGCGCCGGCGGAAATAAAAAAGGCGCGGTGATTACTCCAGATCAGGAATTTTTTGATCTTTCTATGGATGCTTTAGATGGTGTAAATCAACTGAACTTCAACGGAACTATATTGCCAACGCTTGTTTTTGCTGAAGAAATGGTAAAACAGAAAAAGGGAAGTATTATCAATATTTCATCGATGGCCGCACAAAGAACTATTACTCGAGTGATGGGGTATTCCGCTTCAAAAGCAGCGATCGATAATTTCACCAAATGGCTTTCCGTAGAAATGAACCATAAATACGGCGAAGGAATTCGCGTGAACGCCATAGCGCCCGGATTTTTTGTAGGGGAACAAAACAGAGATCTATTATTAAACGAAGATGGTTCTTTAACCAGTCGCGGACAAAAAATTGTAAATCAAACGCCTATGGGGCGTTTCGGTGAACCAGAAGAATTACAGGGTCCTGCAGTATGGTTAGCGAGCAATGCCTCAGCTTTCGTAACCGGAACGGTAATTCCAGTCGATGGGGGCTTCAATGCGTTTAGTGGAGTTTAA
- a CDS encoding SDR family NAD(P)-dependent oxidoreductase: MSLFSLEGKTALVTGCKRGIGFAMAEALAEAGANILGVSASLELEGSAIEKRIKELGKEFKAYQCDFSDRKSLYEFIEKAKAENPQIDILINNAGTIMRKPAAEHPDEYWDKVIEVNQNAQFILTREIGKEMIKRGHGKVIFTASLLTFQGGITVPGYAASKGAIGQLTMAFSNEWAGKGVQVNAIAPGYIATDNTQALRDNEERSEAILARIPAGRWGEPKDFKGPTIFLASEASDYMSGSIVTVDGGWMGR, from the coding sequence ATGAGTTTATTTAGTTTAGAAGGAAAAACAGCTTTAGTCACCGGATGTAAACGCGGTATTGGTTTTGCAATGGCAGAAGCCTTAGCGGAAGCCGGAGCAAATATTTTGGGAGTTTCTGCTTCTTTAGAATTAGAAGGTTCGGCAATTGAAAAGCGAATCAAAGAATTAGGAAAAGAATTTAAAGCCTATCAATGTGATTTTTCAGATCGAAAATCGCTTTACGAATTTATTGAGAAAGCAAAAGCTGAAAATCCGCAAATAGATATTCTAATTAATAATGCCGGTACCATAATGCGTAAGCCGGCAGCAGAGCATCCAGATGAATACTGGGATAAAGTGATTGAAGTTAACCAAAATGCGCAATTCATCTTAACTCGAGAAATCGGAAAAGAAATGATTAAGCGTGGTCACGGTAAAGTAATTTTTACCGCTTCATTGTTAACCTTCCAAGGTGGAATTACGGTTCCTGGTTATGCGGCTTCCAAAGGTGCAATTGGTCAATTAACGATGGCTTTTTCTAACGAATGGGCTGGCAAAGGCGTTCAGGTTAATGCGATTGCTCCTGGTTATATTGCGACAGATAACACTCAAGCTTTGCGTGATAATGAGGAAAGAAGCGAAGCAATTTTAGCTAGAATCCCAGCAGGACGTTGGGGCGAACCAAAAGACTTTAAAGGTCCCACTATTTTCTTGGCTTCAGAAGCTAGTGACTATATGAGTGGAAGTATAGTTACCGTAGATGGTGGCTGGATGGGAAGATAA
- a CDS encoding sugar kinase, translating into MKKLNQHTKIVSFGEVLMRLSPAENRKLPQATSMDFYFGGTEMNVAASLSYFGEKTQQITNVSNDLVGEAAIAAMRKFGIDVSAVNKVDHPLGLYFLEVGSGLRASKIAYNRLQGSFANITPESVNWEEILEDAGFLHWTGISPAISESAYQTLKEGLQIAKEKGVAVTADPAYRSNLWKYGKDGHQVLKELVGMSTIFIGGVNEINEILKTDFDFSQEGFIEASKALIKECPSIEKVFDKIREGVSASWQKVYAHAWTGSEYIETQQLEITNVVDRIGTGDAYAAGLIYGLLHFDDQKAIEFANAACALKHTILGDANLVSPEEVLEVAEGSTGGRIKR; encoded by the coding sequence ATGAAGAAATTAAATCAACATACAAAGATCGTCTCTTTTGGAGAAGTTCTAATGCGATTATCACCTGCGGAAAATAGAAAGCTTCCGCAGGCTACTTCCATGGATTTTTATTTCGGGGGAACTGAAATGAATGTAGCAGCTTCACTATCTTATTTCGGTGAAAAAACACAACAAATAACTAATGTTTCAAACGATTTAGTGGGTGAAGCAGCTATCGCTGCTATGAGAAAATTCGGGATTGATGTATCTGCTGTTAACAAAGTAGACCATCCTCTTGGGCTTTACTTTTTAGAAGTAGGATCAGGCCTTCGAGCTAGTAAAATTGCTTATAATCGTTTACAAGGAAGTTTTGCCAATATTACACCAGAAAGTGTAAATTGGGAGGAAATTTTAGAGGACGCCGGTTTTCTACATTGGACGGGGATTTCTCCTGCAATTTCAGAAAGTGCTTACCAAACTTTGAAAGAAGGCTTGCAGATCGCTAAAGAAAAAGGAGTTGCAGTTACTGCAGATCCCGCTTACCGCAGTAATCTTTGGAAATATGGTAAAGATGGCCATCAGGTTTTGAAAGAATTAGTGGGGATGTCTACCATATTTATTGGTGGCGTTAACGAAATTAATGAGATTTTAAAAACTGATTTCGATTTTTCGCAGGAAGGCTTTATCGAGGCGAGCAAAGCATTGATTAAAGAATGTCCTTCTATTGAAAAAGTGTTTGATAAAATAAGAGAAGGCGTTAGTGCAAGCTGGCAGAAGGTTTACGCTCATGCTTGGACAGGTTCAGAATATATTGAAACTCAACAATTAGAAATAACAAATGTTGTAGACCGAATAGGAACGGGGGATGCTTATGCGGCCGGACTTATCTATGGATTGCTTCATTTTGATGATCAAAAAGCAATAGAATTCGCAAATGCAGCTTGTGCTTTAAAACATACCATCTTAGGTGATGCCAATTTGGTAAGTCCTGAAGAAGTTTTAGAAGTAGCAGAGGGGAGTACCGGCGGAAGAATAAAAAGGTAG
- the kduI gene encoding 5-dehydro-4-deoxy-D-glucuronate isomerase: protein MTTSEFRYAHHPEDVKRYTTEELREHFLIPELFVKDQIKLTYTMYDRYIAGGAFPVNKALKLEPIDELKAENFLDRRELGVINVGGKGKVTVDGKVYEIGHREAIYVGRGSKEVIFEATDEQPYFYINSAPAHRINPTKKVTRAEAEIVELGDSKTSNKRVINKLIVNSVVETCQLQMGMTELQEGSVWNTMPPHTHERRMEVYFYFDLEEGQTISHFMGQPNETRHVFMKNHQAIISPEWSIHAGAGTSNYTFIWGMAGENLDYGDMDKVTPDELK from the coding sequence ATGACAACATCAGAATTTAGATATGCACATCATCCCGAAGATGTGAAAAGATATACAACAGAAGAACTTCGTGAACATTTTCTTATTCCGGAACTTTTTGTAAAGGATCAAATAAAATTAACATATACCATGTATGACCGCTATATCGCCGGTGGTGCATTTCCGGTAAATAAGGCGTTAAAATTAGAACCTATCGACGAGTTAAAAGCAGAAAACTTTTTAGATCGTCGTGAATTAGGAGTGATTAATGTTGGTGGTAAAGGAAAAGTTACCGTTGATGGTAAGGTTTATGAAATTGGTCACCGTGAAGCTATTTATGTAGGTAGAGGTTCTAAAGAAGTGATTTTCGAAGCTACCGATGAACAGCCTTATTTCTACATTAATTCTGCGCCAGCACATCGAATAAATCCTACTAAAAAAGTAACTCGAGCAGAGGCAGAGATTGTTGAGTTGGGAGATAGTAAAACGTCAAACAAACGTGTGATCAACAAATTGATCGTAAATAGCGTGGTAGAAACTTGTCAGCTACAAATGGGGATGACAGAGCTTCAGGAAGGATCTGTTTGGAACACCATGCCACCGCATACGCACGAGCGTAGAATGGAAGTTTACTTTTATTTCGATTTAGAAGAAGGGCAAACCATTAGCCATTTTATGGGACAACCAAATGAAACACGTCACGTGTTTATGAAAAATCATCAAGCAATTATTTCTCCGGAATGGTCTATTCACGCAGGTGCAGGAACCTCAAACTATACATTTATTTGGGGAATGGCCGGTGAAAATTTAGATTATGGAGATATGGATAAAGTAACTCCAGACGAACTTAAATAA